The DNA region ACGAAGATCCAGCTAAGGAACAAATGTATCTTGAAATGATGCAAAGTGAAAACGCAGCCGGAGTTATTTTGGCTCCCACGTTGAGTCTTTCCGAACACTTTGCGGTAAAGAAATTCGGTTCGTTTCCTATGGTTGTTATCGATAGGCTGGTCAGTGATTATTCCGTAGATATGGTTCTCATAGACAATAATCAGGCTGCACAAGATTTAACTAAGCATATGTTGTCTCACGGTTATAAACGTATTGTTGGGCTTTTTGGGGAAAGCAGTGCAACAGGGCAACAGCGGAGGGCAGGTTTTGAACATGTTATGAAAAAAGCAGGGCTACCCGTTGATGAAAAAATGATAATAAGTATGCCTGCAAAAGAAGAGGCTGCGCATGAAGTTGTGAGCAGATTGCTTGAAATGGATGAACCGCCCGAAGCAGTAATTACCAGTAACGGTCTACTTGGGGCAGGGGCTTTCAGGGCGATTCGTGATAAGGAATTGCCTGTTCCAGAATCTGTAGCGTTTGCAAGCTTTGATGAAACTCCGTGGAGTTCCATGACGCGCCCAGCAATAACTGTAGTTAAACAACCCACATATTCTATAGGGCAAACAGCGTGTGAGATGCTTCTTAAACGCATCGTCGATCCTGAGCGTCCAACTCGCAAGGTTGTGCTTGAGAGTAAATTAGTCGTCAGGCAGTCTTGTGGCGGGATTTTATAGAGTTTTCGGCTGTTTTTAAAAACTAAGGCTTATTCCAACTCCTGCTTCAGTTCCCTTCTTTTTGGCAGGAACACGATGGTTGTTATCAATCATGCCATCTTCTCGTTCAGTTATGATTCCGGCACTGATTCCGTCTGATATTTTGATATCGGCAAGCGGTTTTTCCTGTTCGATCATTGTACTTTTGATAGGAGATACTTCCTTGTCAGAGGCATGTTTGACGACCATGTCGGTTTCTGTTTCAGGTGTATCGGCGTGTGCCTGAATTGATGATACTGATAAAATTAAAATTGTAATTAACGTATTAAAATACTTATGCATATTGTAATAATTAAGATGTGTTTTTGTGAAAATACTTAATCTATATTTTCAAATTGTTTAAAATATAGTGCTTAATTTATATCAGAATAGTTTCTCTGTAAATATTGAAATATGTGCATCGTTTTCGGTGTCCCTGTCGTTTTGACCATCCATGATGGATGGAAGCGGCACTACCTAACTTCATGGCTATCTTAGGTGTGGACAGACTGTTGCCATGCTCGGTTCTTCCGGTGCCGGTAAATCCACATTGGCGAATCTACTTTATGGCAGAGATATTCGAGTTACGGCTGCTGTGAGTGAAAGTGTCGGCAAGGGACGTCACACAACAACGACACATGAGCTGATACACATGCCGCAAGCCGGGATGTGCGGTTCTTAATGCTGTTGAAAACGAGAACTAACTCTAAGTTGACTGGAATGCTACCGAAAGATGAGACGTGAAATGGAGTATGTTTCCGCACGTAGCGAAAAGAGTGCTGATCGTGTCGAAAAAGAACGTTGGAAAGATGTGGCTCTCAGTATAAAACGTATGAAGATAAAAAAATAATATAATTTGAAGTGGGCCATAAGGACCCTTTTTTATACAGGATTTTTTATGTGAATGTTTCAGCATGTTAGTCATCTTTCATCGTTGTGGTTTATAAAATTATACCTATTTTTATAAATATTTATTTGAAAGATTGTGTATATATAGCTAGTCACAAGAATTGTGTTTTTTTAAATAATGTAAGTGTGTTAATTCTTAAAATATTCATTCGGATAGCGGATTAAAATTATTTTATAAATGGCTATAATCTTATTTAGAAGGTTTTGTACTATTTTAACTTAAATTTTTAAAAAAGTTGGTAGTTCTAACTCTATTTTGAATTTATTTAGAGCAAAAGGCTTATGGGGATAATATTTTATGTTTCGAAGATCGCAATTTTTTATGATCACTTTTGTCCTTTTTTTTACACTGGTGCTAAGTAGCTCAGTAGTTTTTGCAAGTAAAAATTACGGTGTAATCAAGTTTCATGATTTGAAATTTGTTGTTGGAAATAGTGTCCACTCTAAAAAGTATGATTATGTTTTGCTTTTTGATTTAAAAAATAGAGATCCATTCCGAGCTATGAAAGAGATAGAAAGAAGTATCTCTTCCTCTGGTGATGTGCTCTGTAATATAGCTACGCTCGATAAAGTTATTGTTGTGACTGTGAAATCTCATGCGCCCGCTAAAGTATTGTTTTCAAGGTATGCAAGGACGTCTCATCGGGCTCCTCTTTGTCGCGTTTATACACGAAATGGTTGGAAGCATGATCGAACAGCAAAAGATGTTTTTTTAGGCCACATTAAGATTAGTGTATTAACTAAAAAGCATTCCCTTGTTGCAACTCATATAAAACATGAGAAAGTTAAGGTACGTAAGAAAATTGAGAAACATAAGAAAGTAGAGGTGCGTAAGAAAATTGAGAAACATAAGAAAGTAGAGGTGCATAAAAAAAAAGAAAAGCATAAAAAGACTGTTAAATATAAAGAAAAAGTTGAGCCTTCCCGGAAGCTTAAAAAGCATGCCAGGCATAAGAAAGAATAGTCTAGTTGCAAATTTAGTTTTGGGTACAGTTCGTAGTCGTAACTGACACTATAGTTAAACAGTCTATGAAGTGTTTTTTAAACGCATAGCTGGGATTAAGGTTTAGTGGCGTGTTGTGCTGTAAAATAAATTTGTAGGCATGCAATATTGTGACGGGCGTTTATAATAATTAATTAGTAAAGATACTGATTAATTATTGTCATCTATTTTAACGAGTTGTGGGGTGCACATGAATAGATTGGCCATAGCAAGAATTTCGCTTTTGTTGTTTACTCCTGCAAGAATAACACTGTATCCAGCTCCTTCCTTCTGATAAGATAAGGAATATCCTTTTAGCTTTTCGGAATAGATCTTTTCATAATGTGAAATAGCATGCTGTGCGCTTTTCGCAGTAGCAAAGACATCTACAATTAGTGCATAATTGGTAAGAGGATCTTTATTGTTGACAGTTTCTTGTGTTGCTGGAGCTGTGCTGGCGGTAACTGTATTTGTATTTGTGCTGTCAGCTGCTGTTTCAGTATCAAGATCTTCAGCATTGCCTTCATTTATCTGAGTCAGCAAATTGGAAATTCTAGATTCAGTCGTCATTACACTAGTTTCTTGAGGTGTATCAAGATCTGTATAGTCAAAGAATTTTTGGGCATCATCGCCCATTTTAAGCTTTGCAGTGAATTTATCTTTCAACAATGCAATAACTTTATTTTCTCCAAAAAGAAGAAAAGCATCTGAAACTATGTTTCCATCTTTATTTATTTCAATATTTTCTACAGTTGTTCCGGAAAGAGTTGTTTTAGGGTGTGATTTCTTTTTTAAGTATTCAGGATCTATACGTAATTTATAACGTCCAGGAAGTATTTTAGCTATGGCAAAGAAACCGTCTTGCTCGGTCCAGGCATGATCAATTACTTTGTTATCTTTATCAAGAAGCTGAATTGGGACCTGACTTCTTCCTTTGGTTTTATCATCAACAATACGGTAAGCATATCCATCTATTTCACCACATACATGCAAGGGAAACTCAAGGTTGTAAACTTTGCCTTCGCGAGGTGTTATTGCAATTCCGCCCTTAGGGGCAAGGCGTATGTCTTTAAGCATGTCTTCATCTACAGATATGTCAGTGCTATGCAAAGGAGGAAGCTGATACAGGAAAGCTCTGCCGTTTTCATCTGTGATAGTATGTTTATTTGATTGATATGCTTTGAGACTTATATCTTCAAGAGGTTCATCTCCGCTATCAAAAATATTATTATAATTTTTATCGTTGTATACCAAACATGCAGCCCCGCCTGAACTAGCCCCTCCTTCAGACAGTTGCGGTAAATATGTCAAAGGATTAAAGTCAACACTTAGAGAAACACCGGCATATAGGAAATATGAGTCGTCGTTATACCATGTTCCTTGTATATACGGTGACATTTTCCCAAGAGTATAACTCCAAGTGTTCCCTACAGAAAGGAGTTCTTCTCCTGTAAGATATTTGCTTACAGTTACAGATGTGTTTATTTTTGGGGCTACACGCAAATTGCCAGTAGTACTTAGTGTTTTTAAATATGAGTCGTCTGAATCGCTTACTCCGAATTCTGCATTGGCACGAACACTGCCAGCTTTAAAGCCTCTATAAAATGCAAAAGAACCGTACATGTTTGGTTCTTCAGTAGAAGCTTTGTTTTCGTATAATCTTCCGCCAATATTAGAACTAAAATGTCCGATATCTGAAAAAAAGTTTAAAGATCCGCTAAGATCATAATATATTGAATCTTTATCATAGCCTGTATGTTGAGTTGTCCGAGCAATATTAGCGCTGTAAGACATTCTTAAATAGTCAGTAAAATTTGTGGTGTCAGAAAGTCCAAATTGCAAATTGTTTTTAGTGCTACTTTCCATGTATTTATCAGAAAATTGATATGTTGCTCCCATATTAAGACTTTGCCCGCCTTCAAGTTGCCCACGAACTGTAGCTTTAAGTTGCGTAGAGTCTAGTGTGGAGTACCCAAGATCAATCTGTCCAAGAAAAACATCGTATCCACCGCTTAAACCTACAGATCCTACTGTTCTTTCTGTGCCGCTAAAAGTATCCATTGTCAGCCCTGCGCGCGCACCTAGGCCGTTTCCTATTCCGATATTTACACCGGTTTTGACAAGTGTTGTGCCTTTTAAATCTGAATTTGTGTCGTCAACTTTGCTTATATCTTCATCAAAAATGCCAACACCCTGCTGTGAAAA from Desulfovibrio sp. UCD-KL4C includes:
- a CDS encoding LacI family DNA-binding transcriptional regulator; its protein translation is MKLKDIAEAAGVSTATVSRVLGNKPNVRPELRKQVMDVVERLNYRPNRAAQRLRSKQSSFIGLIVADIQSPFFASVTRAVEDVAQANDYSVILCNTDEDPAKEQMYLEMMQSENAAGVILAPTLSLSEHFAVKKFGSFPMVVIDRLVSDYSVDMVLIDNNQAAQDLTKHMLSHGYKRIVGLFGESSATGQQRRAGFEHVMKKAGLPVDEKMIISMPAKEEAAHEVVSRLLEMDEPPEAVITSNGLLGAGAFRAIRDKELPVPESVAFASFDETPWSSMTRPAITVVKQPTYSIGQTACEMLLKRIVDPERPTRKVVLESKLVVRQSCGGIL
- the rsgA gene encoding GTPase RsgA, translating into MLGSSGAGKSTLANLLYGRDIRVTAAVSESVGKGRHTTTTHELIHMPQAGMCGS